DNA from Ochotona princeps isolate mOchPri1 chromosome 7, mOchPri1.hap1, whole genome shotgun sequence:
atttttaaaactttggcCAACATTTATTCAGAAACGTGCTCTGTAAAGCCTTTTTTAGGATCTTTGTTTACCAGCTGTTTAGACATTTCTTATAACTCTGTTCTGTTTTGCTGTAGCTTCCTCTTTGttgaattttgaaatctgttccatttttgtttttgattttatttttgctttttaacagattcaatgcaGCTCCTAAgtaaaattctaagaatataataacTTTCCTCTCTATGTCCCTCCACCTTTAGGTTACTTTTTGATGTCAACAAAGAAGATACGCTGTTCCTGGCCTCACCCCTGACTTTTGACCCTTCTGTGGTGGAAATGTTTGTTGCTCTGTCAAGCGGTGCCTCCCTGCTTATTGTACCAGCGTCTGTGAAAATGGTGCCGTCCAAATtagctgctgctctcttttcccGTCATAGAGTGACTGTATTACAGGTACAGCTTAGGAAGGAATGAAATGCTTTGTCTTGCCTTATTCAGTATTCCAAGTGTTCTACAGAGTATGTTGTAgccttacaaaaagaaaagagaaaaggattggggctggtgctgtggcgcgACGGGTAAtgcctcctcctgcagtgccggcatcccaagtGCCAGTTCTTGCCCCAGCCGCTgtgcttccggtccagctccctggtgacgGCCTGAGGTCAGCAGGAGATGACCCACATGTTAGGACTCCCgtgtcctgtgtgggagacctggaggaggctcctggcttcagcctggcccagccctggccgtggtggccatttggggagtgagccagtggatggaagagccccttctctgtctctccttctgttactctacttttcaaataaagaagtattCAGAGGAAGAAGTGTttccattcatttgaaaggctgacagaaagcctccatctgctgccttACTAGATCCAAGGATTTCTTCTGGGCCTCGCACATGGGTTCCGGGGCCAAAGCCCCCGGGCCATCttctttcccaggcgcattagcggggagctgggccagagcaagGGCCGAGGCTCACGCTGCGACACTGGCTccagtgaataaatctttttctttcttttttttttttacatttttacatttatttttattggaaaggcaaatttacaaagagaaggagacacagaggaagatcctctatctgctggcttattccccaagtggctgcagtggccagagttgagccaatctgatgccaggagccaagagcttcctccgggtctcccacgcacttGCATgttcgcaaggctttgggccgtcctcgcctgctttcccaggccacaagcagggagctggatggggagcgggctgccgggacacaacccaatgcccatttgagatcctgaAGGCAAAGAGTAAGCCACTAGGCTTTTGCACCAgtcccccaataaataaatcttaggaacaAGTAAAGCTGCAGCTGTCCAGATGTGACTTGGCATTTGGTTGAGCACAGCCTTAGCTTCTGTGTGGGCTTGAAGTAATTCTTAAAGTATTTACCTTTTGGTAAAGAACTTAATATTTTCCATGTGTCCACAGGCAACGCCCACACTGCTCAGGAGGTTTGGGCGTCAGTTGCTGACGTCAGAGGTTTTATCCGCCAGCACATCTCTCCGTGTGTTAGCCCTGGGTGGGGAGCCGTGTCCCTCGCTGGCTGCCCTCCGAAGCTGGCGGGGAGAAGGCAATAGGACACACATCTACAACATCTACGGAATCACGGAGGTCTCCAGCTGGGCGACCTTCCACAGGGTTCCAGAGGAGGCTCTCAGCTCTGCTGCCAGGTACGGGCTCCTGTTGTACCCAATGCAGTGGAGGAAGACTGTCTCCTTAAAACATTACCCTGGAGAGTGGGCTGCTAGGTCCTGGGTTGCAGTGTTAAAAATGTGACTTAAACTGACATTTTAGGTTGGGAATCCAgaacctgttttgtttgtttgttttctacccTTATCCACAGTACTTGAGCTTcggttaacttttaaaaaaattatttatttataagtcaaagttacagaatgGAAGAGTTGGGGagatctttggtctgctggttccctctccagacagcagcaagggccagggctgggccaggcccaagccaggagtttcatccgggtCACGCATGTGAGTTGTAGGGGCCcagtacttgactgctttcccagtgctggatcaggagtggagcagctaggacaggaactggtgcccatgtgtggCGCTGGCATCGCGGGCTGCAGCGTTACTGTCTGCCACAGTGCCCTGCCTGGTCCTATGACCCAGCTGGGACTTTGTGTGCCAAAGCAGTCATGGTCGCCTGCGAGCTGCCCGTCTCACCTGTCCTTCCCCGGGGAGTCTAGGAAAGCTAGTGTCAGCCCTTTCCCTGTGGGTGAGGCGTGGGATGTAAGCGCACCGGGAGGCAGTCCGTCCCCATGGAGGGGTCTGAACTGACGTTGGACTGTTTCTCAGACAGGAACTGCCTGTGCCACTAGGGTCGCCGCTGCTCGGAACAGTCGTGGAAGTCAGAGATCCCAGCGGCTCCGCAGTTCACGAAGGAACAGGCCAAGTATTTTTAGGTTGTTCTACATTGCTGACTGgggggaagatttttttaaaaaagatttattcatttttgttgtaaaggGAGATATcagagaggtgaagagacagagaggaagatgttctatgtgctgattcactccccaggtggctgcaacggctggagctgagccaatctgaagccagtagccagctggatgggaaggagggccgccgggattagaacctgtgcccatatgggatcctggcacgttcaaggctaggactgtagctgctaggctactgtattgggcccaaatattttttttaagcaaagaaaatgatattttagcttagttttatttacctttttcCTGCATGCTTTTCAGCGACaactttcctattaaaaaaaaaaaaaagactccttatttatttgaaagagaaaggaaatctgATTGTCTGGTCTAGTGGTCAGCTATtagcaatagccaggactggggtaggctgaagctgggagctgggaacttggTCCAGGTGAGTGGGGGACATCcgaccacttgagccatcagccatCCCCTCTTGGGCTCCAGGGTacatactagcaggaagctgcaatgggagtggagccaggaatcCAGGCCTTCCAAGAGACTTGGGCACTCCAGGGGCATCTTAATCACTGCCACCCACTCACCCCAGGACCgctcatttgcttttttaaagatttatttatttttattgcaaagtcagatatacagagaggaggagagacagagaggaagatcttccgtccaatgattcactccccaagtgagcgcaacggccagtgctgctccgatccagagccaggaaccaggaacctcttccgggtctcccatgcgggtgcagggtcccaaggctttgggccgtcctcgactgctttcccagggcacaagcagggagctggatgggaagtggagctgccgggattggaaccggcgcccatatataATCCCagggtgttcagggcgaggactttagccactaggctactgtgctgggcccaggactgcTCATTTTTAGTCTTATTCTCCTAGTCAAGAGGTTGTTGTAATTGCTTTAGCTGAGAGTGTCTAATACTATAAAAGTCATTTAAAAACCACAAGTTAATTTTGGTTCTTGTGTCTGATTTTATGAGCTAACCTTTAAAAGTGACCCGCCTTTCAGTAAGACTGTTCAGAAAGTAGGGTTTAGTAGTAGCTGTTGGAGATGCTTTTGCTCGGGCGTTCTGCCACATTTCTCACGGGTTTTTGGCGTCGGTGTTTATGTCTCGGGAAGGCGGCCGACACAGAGTGTGTTTTCTCGATGATGAGACTACAGTCCCACTCGGCACCATGAGGGCCACGGGAGACTTCGTGACTGTGAAAGACGGAGAGATATTTTTCTTGGGACGAAAGGATGGTCAGATCAAACGTCACGGCAAGCGTCTTAACATTGAACTTGTGCAACAGGTAGAACTGCTTAAATACTAATTATCTATTAATGTATATATTAGAGACTGAGGCCTCTGTGTTCTGTTcacagtgctctggcagctcagtTCCCTAggacgttttttttttttaattatttattatttaacttcattaattacattgtattatgtgacacagttacatagatacttgggttctcccacccctgcccaaaccctcccaccatggtggattcctccaccttgttgcataaccacagctcaagttcagttgagattcccccattgcaagcgtataccaaacatggagtccatTTTGTTAGTGATGAATTACAGTAAAATGCATAGGTAGTTCAGTGCATGCATAGGTAGTTCCTTATTCCTAGTATAAATTACAGTAAAATGCATAGGTAGTTCCTTATTCCTAGTATAAGGGGAtgggtttcttttcctttccttttccttttttaattatttgagaagtagagaggtGCTCTTCTGTTTATCTGTTaactcccagatgcccacagaggctggagttgggccaggtggCCCTTGTGGGTGGCCGAGGAGCTGTTACTTGAGtcatcccagctgcctgcccaggtctgcagtgtcaggaagctggacgcaggagctgcagctgggaatcGGACGCAGCTACTCGTGTGGAATGTGGCCAAGCAGCCACCTTGTATTCTACATCAGTGACAGAGTGGACGTGGGCATCTGTGAAGATAAATTGAGTTTGGAAATATTAAGAGCTCTGTGTGCTGGTCACAGTAACAAGtagtttttagtgtttttttttttttttttttaattctggtaTATTCCAAAATGTGATTCAGCTGTGATTTCAGCAGCGACAATGTGAGCGTTAAGGGAGTTGGTGTTTAAGCGTTCTCATCAGCGCCTTGTACCATCTTTCTCAGGCTGCTGAAGGACTCGAGCAAGTGGAGTCCTGCGCAGTGATGTGTAATCAGGAGAAGCTGGTTCTCTTCGTGGTGTCCCAGGGGGCGTCAGTAAAGGAACACGTCTTGGAGGAGCTGCAGCAGCGCCTCCCAAGCCACGCAGTCCCTGACCAGCTCGTGCCGGTTGACTCGCTGCCGCTCACATCTCATGGTAAGGCAGCTCCGTTCCTAGCTGGTGTCGCGGTCGTGCGCCTCATCAACGTGGGAGGTGATGCTGGCATTCATCGTGGCCGAGCCTGTGGGAGTTGCTCTGTATGATGAACTCACTTTATCTTCTGTACAGCCTGTGGGTGGGAGGTGACTGCTCTGCGTCACCTTGCTGGGTGGTGATATAAGGGCTCTCCAGAGGAGCCGAACACTGGATGGTATGGGAGATTTCTGTGAGGTGGCTTGTGCAGTTGCACATGAGCGTATGTGTGCAGTGGGGCCCAGGGAAGCCGTGGGGGTCAGCCTGAGGCCAGAGGCCGGAGAACCCAGGTCCTGCTGATGGCACCCCGGAGGGCAAGGGTGGAGGAGCTCCCAAGCCAAGTAGGAAATGAAGTGCAAGTCTTGAAAGGCTTATTTATTAAAGTTAgaagggagagaaatagagacagggaaagagagatctgtccactgattcactgccccatggccagatctgggccattccaaagcttggagccaggagccccaagtactggggccaacctctgctgctttcccaggagcattagcagggagctggatcagaagtggagcagagggaTGTGatctggagcccacatgggatgccagtgttgtaggcggTGGCATTACCCACCActccacagtgctagccccaaaGAGGTGGATTTCTCTGTGTCCGTTGTTCTCTTGAGCCCCTCGGAAGATTCTGCGGTGGCTGCCTGTGCAGGGCCTAATGCACGTGCTGCTTGCCTCCTGAGCCACCATCCCACATAGCCCCAGTACCCTGTGTCGAGTAGGGACGcccacactgcctcccaggaggcacaTGCAGTGAGGCCTTGTGGTGGGAGAGTAGAAGTTCTGTCGAGAACTACCTTCAAGATGGACTCGTGTGCTTAGTCACCACTGGTGGCCTTCCCAATTTCAGCTTCACTTAATAGACACTTCAAAATGTAGAATGGAGTCATTCTTTCATCAACAAGTAACATCCATTTTTttagattaattcatttttaagacttgtttttattggaaaggcagatttacagagaggaagatctgtccactggttcattccccaagtgcctgcaatagtcggagctgagccaacccaaacccaagagccaggagcctcctctgggtccccatgcaggtgcagggtcccaaggctttgggccgtcctcgattgctttcccaggccacaggcagggagctggatgggaagtggagctgccgggacatgaactggcgcccatttgagatcccagcacatatgAGAAAAGGATTAAGcggctgagccattgtgctgggtcctgatgaattcgtttgaaaggcagagtgacggggcagggagagggatcttctcccacctgttggttcactccccacataggcACAGTGGTCGTGCTGGatccaaactgaagccaagagccagccaCTCGCTCTCGTCTTGCATGTTGGTAACAGAGTTCCAAaccctggggccatcctctgctgccgctgtgtcccaggagcatcagcagggagccaggctcaGCCTGTGCAGGGTGCTGTGTCCACGTGGAGCCCTGCCCCGCGCCGCCGTCCTCTGCCTGCGGTGTTCTCGGTTAGCGTCACAGTGGCTGTCTTCAAGTGGCTGCTCATGACAGACTCCCTACAGGCTTCATGAAGTGCGGAAGCTTGGAGGTGAACTTTCAAATGTTCTTGAAAACCGTTTGctattttctctttcatattaAGGCAAAGTGGATGTGTCTGAGTTAAACAAGATATACTTAAGCTACATAAGTTTGAAACCTGAGAATAAACTAAGTGGAGAAGAAGAACTTTGGGGAAAATTACAGTATTTGTGGAAGGTATACCTTTTAAGATACTAATTTATTCTTCTCAAGAGTTCATTGTAGAGGATGAGAGCATCCTAGTAAGCCTGCTAGCATTCGCTAAGGCTGTCCTTACTGCCTAGATATGAGGACAGCTCTGTTTACTTAGTTGGTATTAAAACAAATgcagttttttaagattcattccctcattttttttttaggagtaggtatttatttttttcataatacatttttattatatttttgacagtctttacatagttaattagggtaaaaaggttcaagggctataggaaagtgggtaagactattatttccatattgtttccttcatgtatctgaggtaaagggggatattgaaggagaagccccacccagtttcccacccaccccaggtcccggatgtggggcatgctccgagattcttgctcaggtGGACAAATGCAGAGTTTTCTACTGATGTTAAAGTAAGCTCCCCTGAGTGTTTGGGGGCAGGGGTAGTCTGTCACCAGAGGCACAAGAAGACAAGTCCTTTCTGGTTGTGACTTTTGTTTAAGGACTAGCGGGCTGTAGTGAAACCTGTCAGGCCAAGAGAAGGTCATGCTAAATAGAACAGACTGTGCCATAACACCACGTGGATCTGCAGGGGACAGCCGGGCCTCTAACCAGGCATTCTGACAGGGATGCGGGCATCCAAGGTGGCGGCTTCACCTGGGCTGTCCCAGTTCTGGGTGCTGTGTCTCCCTGTGTTCCTGGTGTAGGTGTGTCGCTCTGAGAAGTGTCGTGTATTCTCATCTAGGCACTGATGTCACCGTTCTCCCTTCTCTGCTCTGCAGTCTGTCCTGGGGGTCTCGGGAGATCTTGCCCCGGTCCCTGAGGAGTCACACTTCCTGAGCAGCGGCGGCGACTCCTTGAAGTCCATCCGGCTCCTTGGGGAGCTTGAGCTGCTCGTCGGGGCCCCAGTGCCGGGGCTCCTGGAGCTCATCCTGGGCAGTTCCCTGTTGGACATCTACCACCACATCCTCCACGCGGCATTTCCAGCTGGGCGTGTGGCAGCCTGCAGTAGGAGCTCCGCCCCGAAGAGGAAGCGCGGTGACTCAGGGCAGGAGGAAGCTTCCAGTGAGTCCTCACGGGAGGACGGTGCCTCGCCTTCAGCCAGCAAGCCCAGGGGCGTTGTCTGCGTTGCCCTGAGCAGGGGGAGTCAGGTTCTGGGGCTGAACACAGCGGAGTCATGGGCCGCGCTGGGACCTTGCCCTTCTGCCTGGCACGGGGTTGTTTCTCAGATGGATGCTCAGCAGTCGAGGACCTTAGAGCCCCCAGCTCCCGCTGACGAGTCCAGAGATGCACCATGTGTTACCGAAGTTTCTCGAACCAAGGGGAAGCCTGTGCCAGTGGCTGTGAAAGCGGAGTTGCCTGTGAGGTGGAGGTCAGACACAGGCAAATGTGTGGACGCGTCGCCCCTGGTTGTGGCCACAGCCGCGGGACTGTCACCTGCCACCGTGTACATCGGCTCCCACTCCTGTAGAATGCAGGCCATCGACCTGCACTCTGGGAAGGTGAGATGGGAGCAGGTCCTGGGAGACCGAATCGAATCCTCAGCGTGCGTGTCCAAGTGTGGGAACTTCGTGATAGTGGGTGAGCTTCTGAATTTGAAATCTCTAGAATtacactacactacactacactacactaGAGGTCAGATTAACATGTGCTTACACTGGTAGGACCAAACTGTGTGGAACAACCTACCTCTGGCGGGTTTGGTCTCTGTCAAGGAGCATCTGTGCTATGAGCTTGGGCCTCCAGGCCCCAGCCCTGGACGTGACCCTGGCTCTGGAACTGCCATAGCTCCAGGGCCTTCAGCAAGTGGCCGAGCTTTCCTCATCGGTAATGTGGGAGTATCACTGAGACAGGTTGCTGCCTTACACAGGATCCCAGACGCCAGGGCCCTCGAGGAACATCGTGTCTGGGTCCCTGTGGGCCAGAGTCAGGAGTGGCTTTGCTGGCCAAGGTCCCACTGTGGCTGCAGCCATCTGAAGGCCAGTGTGGGCTGGGAAGCCTAGCTCTGGGTGGCCCTGTGCCTGCCCGTGGCTGGCAGTGGTGGAAGCCTTGGCACTGGGTGGCGTCCTGGAGGCAGCTTCCACTTCTTGCACAGGGGCCTCTGGTGGGTGAGCTGAGAGAGGTGGGGGGCATAGTACCTTCTGTGATCCAGAGTCCAAGGCTGGGTACAGATTGAGTATCCCTTCCCCAAACCTCATGGATAGCAAAGGGTTGTGATTTCAGGGTTTGCTtgtcatatttcaaaatattgtcACATGTATCATGAGATCTTGGAGATGGGACCCAAGTCTGTATGAAATTCATTTCTTCCCATATGCACCGTACACGTAGCCTGAAGGTCATTTCTTGCAGGATTCTGAGTGCGCCATGTTCTGGCTGGGACCTGGCACATGAAGTCAGGTGTGGAGTTGTCATTAGTGCTGTTTTTTTGGCCCTCAGCTTTCAGCGTTCGGAGCATTTCAGAGGTCAAATTAAGGAACTCAACTTGTACTGTcatttttgctttattctgtttGGTACTGATGTACCAGTAAGTTCAGCCCAACTCAAAGGAATGAGAAGTGGATTCTCCACTTTGGAAAGGAAGAGTATTAGAGTTTAAAAACTGCAGTACAGCTTTTTTGAAAGGGCTCAACAAAACTGCTGCTTGTGTATCCTTTGGTATACTGGCAGGCCTAGAGGCAGTGGTGGGTGAGTCGACTGCCCGTATCCACTCGGTCTCGTTAAGGGACAGAGGGGTCCCGGCTGAGGTCTCATCCTGGTCCCACTCTTGTGTTCTTCCCCTAGCCACTTTATGTGCTGGTGGGGTCTGTCCAACAAAGCCCCTTGCATTGTAAGCTAGTAATGTATTTCTCTACTTAGATCCCAGCATGTAAATCCTTTATTGGATATGGACTCTGCATGTTTGCAACCGCTCTGTTGGTTGGTTTTCCATTCTCTTAGCATAGCATGTTCTGAACAGAAGTTCTTAATTTCAATCAAgttcaaattttgttttgatgGATTATGCTTTTTATGAAGTATCTAAGAAATCTAGGCCTGACCTAAGGTCTCAAAGACttgttctgtattttcttttgcaATTAGATTAAGCTGAAAGGCATTTCTCTTGTACCCAGCTGCGTCCTGGGATGCATTACGCCATAGGGCACAGTTCTGCTGTCGCCAAGCTGGTCACTGCTGTCTTACTGCCAAGCAGGTACTGCCAGAAAAAACATAGAATAGGAAGAATCTCAGAGGTTGGGCCTCAAGTGGGCTGCAGCGGCTCTGGCCACAGATAACAGAGCTGTTTTCAGAGTGGAGTCCAGTGGAATTGCACTCAGCTGCTGCCCTCAAATTCTACTTCCTCTGTTATGCACTTGGGAACTCTACAATTTGACTACTCACAGAGCCCTTgtcacgggttcactccccaaacccccAAAAGCCAAAGCttggagctgagagctgggagcttGGTTCATGTAAGGTGAAGGTGGGATGGGGACCCAGCACCTTGAGCTGTTCCCTGCTCTCTCGGGGTCTGCGTTGCTCAAACATCAGAGTCGGTGGCAGAAtcaggactcaagcccaggcgTTCCCTAGTATGGGATGCAGGGTTCCATCTAGAgttttaactgccaggccaaatgtcCCCGGCTAAGTTGTGGCTCTTGCCCTATTTTATCTATAACAGCAGTTTGGGAGAAATGTTTTAGTGAAGTGCACAGGCTCTGGGCTTTCAGATTCAGTATCTGATTCCGTGCATAGGTGTGCTTAGTAAATCCCATCTAGAACGCGTGGTTACTTACAGTGGCACTTGAGTTGCCATAGGCATTGAAAGGAGTTAATTGATGGTGAGCTGACTTCTGCTAGCACCTGACACACAGTGGAGGTTACAGTGACACTGCTGACTGGCAGGGTCAGCATTTCTCACGTACTTTCCACGCGTTGGACGTGTACTGTCACTGGAACGCTTATGGGCACATCCTGCTGGAGAGTGACTGAGGCCCAGCCACACCCGCAGTCTACCCGTGCATCTGTCAGGAGGTGGGCGCTGGGCTGGTCTGAGCCCGACCGCCCCGGAAGGCCCCATTGTGTGCTTGGCGGTGGTACTTCTAGCTCTGTGAGACCACTGCTGGGTATCTTGCTCAGGTGACTACGTCCAGCTTCTGCTTTCCATCAATGAAGTCTGAGCAGGCACTGGCCGTGGGGAGAGCACCTGAGTGGCTGTGATTTAGGCTTGTGGATTGTTTTCCAGCAGTCTCACTAAGTGTCATCTTGTATGTGTGGCTTTCCCCTATCCCAGGCTGTTATGATGGATTAGTTTATGTTCTGAAAAGCAACAGCGGAGAACAGTACTGGGTGTTTACGACGGGGGATGCTGTGAAGAGCTCCGCAGCCCTGGACCCGTGCACGGGGC
Protein-coding regions in this window:
- the AASDH gene encoding beta-alanine-activating enzyme isoform X1, with product MTLHELVRQAASLHWDRTAVCFDACDSQPPECHTYGALVTTASRLSRFLLLHCDLEEIRQIGLYCQPGINLPSWILGILQAPAAYVPIDPDSPPSLSAYFIGKCGLKYILVEKKQVSKFRACHEALLNQDTLAVEHDDLVLFSLRGEDVAADLMPTDAEEKRGRGSSKEDRAAEHLDARQKHCLAYVLHTSGTTGTPRLVRVPHACVLPNIQHFRLLFDVNKEDTLFLASPLTFDPSVVEMFVALSSGASLLIVPASVKMVPSKLAAALFSRHRVTVLQATPTLLRRFGRQLLTSEVLSASTSLRVLALGGEPCPSLAALRSWRGEGNRTHIYNIYGITEVSSWATFHRVPEEALSSAARQELPVPLGSPLLGTVVEVRDPSGSAVHEGTGQVFLGGRHRVCFLDDETTVPLGTMRATGDFVTVKDGEIFFLGRKDGQIKRHGKRLNIELVQQAAEGLEQVESCAVMCNQEKLVLFVVSQGASVKEHVLEELQQRLPSHAVPDQLVPVDSLPLTSHGKVDVSELNKIYLSYISLKPENKLSGEEELWGKLQYLWKSVLGVSGDLAPVPEESHFLSSGGDSLKSIRLLGELELLVGAPVPGLLELILGSSLLDIYHHILHAAFPAGRVAACSRSSAPKRKRGDSGQEEASSESSREDGASPSASKPRGVVCVALSRGSQVLGLNTAESWAALGPCPSAWHGVVSQMDAQQSRTLEPPAPADESRDAPCVTEVSRTKGKPVPVAVKAELPVRWRSDTGKCVDASPLVVATAAGLSPATVYIGSHSCRMQAIDLHSGKVRWEQVLGDRIESSACVSKCGNFVIVGCYDGLVYVLKSNSGEQYWVFTTGDAVKSSAALDPCTGLIYVGSHDWHAYALDIDKKKCVWKLQCGGAVFSSPCLSLMPHHVYFATLGGHLLAVNPAAGDVVWRRCCGKPLFSSPRCCLGYVCIGCVDGRLLGFTHTGEQAWQFAAGGPVFSSPCPSASEQDVFFGSHDCFIYCCSVQGSLRWKFKTTSPVYATPFAFRVRGETLLATASTDGKLWVLESESGQLQHVYKLPGEVFSSPVVWDSSLVIGCRNNFLYCLDLTGEGQG
- the AASDH gene encoding beta-alanine-activating enzyme isoform X4, with product MRATGDFVTVKDGEIFFLGRKDGQIKRHGKRLNIELVQQAAEGLEQVESCAVMCNQEKLVLFVVSQGASVKEHVLEELQQRLPSHAVPDQLVPVDSLPLTSHGKVDVSELNKIYLSYISLKPENKLSGEEELWGKLQYLWKSVLGVSGDLAPVPEESHFLSSGGDSLKSIRLLGELELLVGAPVPGLLELILGSSLLDIYHHILHAAFPAGRVAACSRSSAPKRKRGDSGQEEASSESSREDGASPSASKPRGVVCVALSRGSQVLGLNTAESWAALGPCPSAWHGVVSQMDAQQSRTLEPPAPADESRDAPCVTEVSRTKGKPVPVAVKAELPVRWRSDTGKCVDASPLVVATAAGLSPATVYIGSHSCRMQAIDLHSGKVRWEQVLGDRIESSACVSKCGNFVIVGCYDGLVYVLKSNSGEQYWVFTTGDAVKSSAALDPCTGLIYVGSHDWHAYALDIDKKKCVWKLQCGGAVFSSPCLSLMPHHVYFATLGGHLLAVNPAAGDVVWRRCCGKPLFSSPRCCLGYVCIGCVDGRLLGFTHTGEQAWQFAAGGPVFSSPCPSASEQDVFFGSHDCFIYCCSVQGSLRWKFKTTSPVYATPFAFRVRGETLLATASTDGKLWVLESESGQLQHVYKLPGEVFSSPVVWDSSLVIGCRNNFLYCLDLTGEGQG
- the AASDH gene encoding beta-alanine-activating enzyme isoform X3 — its product is MTLHELVRQAASLHWDRTAVCFDACDSQPPECHTYGALVTTASRLSRFLLLHCDLEEIRQIGLYCQPGINLPSWILGILQAPAAYVPIDPDSPPSLSAYFIGKCGLKYILVEKKQVSKFRACHEALLNQDTLAVEHDDLVLFSLRGEDVAADLMPTDAEEKRGRGSSKEDRAAEHLDARQKHCLAYVLHTSGTTGTPRLVRVPHACVLPNIQHFRLLFDVNKEDTLFLASPLTFDPSVVEMFVALSSGASLLIVPASVKMVPSKLAAALFSRHRVTVLQATPTLLRRFGRQLLTSEVLSASTSLRVLALGGEPCPSLAALRSWRGEGNRTHIYNIYGITEVSSWATFHRVPEEALSSAARQELPVPLGSPLLGTVVEVRDPSGSAVHEGTGQVFLGGRHRVCFLDDETTVPLGTMRATGDFVTVKDGEIFFLGRKDGQIKRHGKRLNIELVQQAAEGLEQVESCAVMCNQEKLVLFVVSQGASVKEHVLEELQQRLPSHAVPDQLVPVDSLPLTSHGKVDVSELNKIYLSYISLKPENKLSGEEELWGKLQYLWKSVLGVSGDLAPVPEESHFLSSGGDSLKSIRLLGELELLVGAPVPGLLELILGSSLLDIYHHILHAAFPAGRVAACSRSSAPKRKRGDSGQEEASSESSREDGASPSASKPRGVVCVALSRGSQVLGLNTAESWAALGPCPSAWHGVVSQMDAQQSRTLEPPAPADESRDAPCVTEVSRTKGKPVPVAVKAELPVRWRSDTGKCVDASPLVVATAAGLSPATVYIGSHSCRMQAIDLHSGKVRWEQVLGDRIESSACVSKCGNFVIVGCYDGLVYVLKSNSGEQYWVFTTGDAVKSSAALDPCTGLIYVGSHDWHAYALDIDVSIAASPSHPAPEDRDPGRRRSVCGSCNVEALSSPLPA
- the AASDH gene encoding beta-alanine-activating enzyme isoform X2; this translates as MTLHELVRQAASLHWDRTAVCFDACDSQPPECHTYGALVTTASRLSRFLLLHCDLEEIRQIGLYCQPGINLPSWILGILQAPAAYVPIDPDSPPSLSAYFIGKCGLKYILVEKKQVSKFRACHEALLNQDTLAVEHDDLVLFSLRGEDVAADLMPTDAEEKRGRGSSKEDRAAEHLDARQKHCLAYVLHTSGTTGTPRLVRVPHACVLPNIQHFRLLFDVNKEDTLFLASPLTFDPSVVEMFVALSSGASLLIVPASVKMVPSKLAAALFSRHRVTVLQATPTLLRRFGRQLLTSEVLSASTSLRVLALGGEPCPSLAALRSWRGEGNRTHIYNIYGITEVSSWATFHRVPEEALSSAARQELPVPLGSPLLGTVVEVRDPSGSAVHEGTGQVFLGGRHRVCFLDDETTVPLGTMRATGDFVTVKDGEIFFLGRKDGQIKRHGKRLNIELVQQAAEGLEQVESCAVMCNQEKLVLFVVSQGASVKEHVLEELQQRLPSHAVPDQLVPVDSLPLTSHGKVDVSELNKIYLSYISLKPENKLSGEEELWGKLQYLWKSVLGVSGDLAPVPEESHFLSSGGDSLKSIRLLGELELLVGAPVPGLLELILGSSLLDIYHHILHAAFPAGRVAACSRSSAPKRKRGDSGQEEASSESSREDGASPSASKPRGVVCVALSRGSQVLGLNTAESWAALGPCPSAWHGVVSQMDAQQSRTLEPPAPADESRDAPCVTEVSRTKGKPVPVAVKAELPVRWRSDTGKCVDASPLVVATAAGLSPATVYIGSHSCRMQAIDLHSGKVRWEQVLGDRIESSACVSKCGNFVIVGCYDGLVYVLKSNSGEQYWVFTTGDAVKSSAALDPCTGLIYVGSHDWHAYALDIDKKKCVWKLQCGGAVFSSPCLSLMPHHVYFATLGGHLLAVNPAAGDVVWRRCCGKPLFSSPRCCLGYVCIGCVDGRLLGFTHTGEQHQSRTCFSAPMTASSTAAACRAASDGNSKPPRPCTPRHLLSVSAGRRCWRQHPPMASCGSWSPRVGSCNMCTNFPEKSSPRLWSGTRRSLLGAETISCTVWISQGRAKDDGHGPAACSGCV